In Acanthochromis polyacanthus isolate Apoly-LR-REF ecotype Palm Island chromosome 18, KAUST_Apoly_ChrSc, whole genome shotgun sequence, the following proteins share a genomic window:
- the ttll11 gene encoding tubulin polyglutamylase TTLL11 isoform X2: protein MSDHYVKVKVQLEQMKSLGQDAEKEGVDAEQVPVSSPTASDSPDPSSITIPATDASKPRSKSRSKPGKDDKNSSGKQISDLSLHGSVVSAAAEKNLNRLGYERTLHIRGTGKILQGKKETNGNYVTIHASKNNQEARREDGFKLARKRRPVTVDTSKAKTSLEALKISIRQLKWKEFPLGRRAACDIYWHGVSFHDNENIVSGQVNKFPGMIEMLRKINMSRAVRTMQELFPEEYDFYPRSWILPEEYQQFSTQIRMVKENDATVNPTFIVKPDGGSQGDGIYLIRDPSDLKLMAGSQAKQSVVQEYIQKPLLIDKLKFDIRLYVLIKSLEPLEIYIAKEGLTRFCTEPYQEPSQKNLSHVFMHLTNYSLNVHSGNFVHSDSQSTGSKRTLSSVLYRLAAKGVDIKRVWSDIIALVIKTAIAVVPELKVYYQADIPPGKPGPTCFQILGFDILLMKNLKPVLLEVNSNPSMRIEHEQEVAPGVFEYVPSPVDEEVKVGVIRDTLRLMDPGHRKPIIAQIRAGGFEHGEEIPMEAESQERSPEENGSLPSLCLKQVYPKYTKQFNYLRLVERIAALFIRFLGVKGNMRLGPTAFRTFIRTCKLSNSNFTMASVDILYIDITRRWSGAMPDSREADQRTTDSSQPAQTRGTGPHHTGQDGFLLISTLKLTFSCSNC, encoded by the exons ATGAGTGATCATTATGTAAAAGTCAAGGTTCAACTCGAGCAAATGAAATCTTTGGGCCAGGATGCAGAGAAGGAGGGTGTGGATGCTGAGCAGGTACCAGTGTCTTCTCCCACTGCCTCTGACTCGCCCGACCCGTCCAGTATCACCATACCCGCTACAGATGCATCCAAACCCAGGAGTAAAAGTCGCAGTAAGCCGGGGAAAGATGACAAGAACTCTAGTGGCAAGCAAATCTCAGATCTGTCATTGCATGGGTCTGtagtgtctgctgctgctgagaaaaacTTGAATAGACTGGGATATGAGCGGACACTTCACATCAGGGGAACTGGGAAGATACTGCAGGGCAAGAAGGAAACCAATGGCAACTATGTGACCATCCATGCgtccaaaaacaaccaagaagcACGCAGGGAGGACGGATTCAAACTTGCAAGGAAGAGAAGGCCTGTGACAGTGGACACATCGAAAGCCAAAACCTCGCTGGAGGCACTGAAGATAAGCATCAGGCAGCTAAAGTGGAAAGAG TTTCCGTTGGGAAGACGAGCAGCCTGTGATATCTACTGGCACGGCGTTTCCTTCCATGACAATGAAAATATCGTCTCAGGGCAGGTCAACAAGTTCCCAG GAATGATTGAAATGCTGAGGAAGATTAACATGAGTCGGGCAGTGCGGACGATGCAGGAGCTGTTCCCAGAAGAATACGACTTCTATCCCCGCTCCTGGATCCTGCCTGAAGAGTACCAGCAGTTCTCCACTCAG ATCCGAATGGTGAAGGAGAACGATGCCACGGTGAATCCGACCTTCATTGTCAAACCAGATGGAGGCTCTCAGGGGGACGGCATCTACCTCATCCGTGACCCCAGTGACCTAAAGCTCATGGCGGGTTCGCAGGCCAAACAGTCTGTAGTGCAAGAGTACATCCAAAAGCCGTTACTCATCGACAAGCTCAAGTTCGACATCCGCCTCTACGTGCTGATAAAGTCCCTGGAGCCACTGGAGATCTACATTGCCAAAGAAGGCCTCACGCGCTTTTGCACTGAGCCCTACCAG GAGCCCAGCCAGAAGAATCTGAGCCACGTTTTCATGCACCTGACAAACTACTCCCTCAACGTCCACAGTGGTAACTTTGTTCACTCGGACAGCCAGAGCACGGGCAGCAAGCGCACTCTCTCCAGTGTGCTGTACAGGTTGGCAGCTAAAGGTGTGGACATCAAGAGGGTGTGGTCGGACATCATCGCCCTCGTTATCAAAACTGCCATCGCTGTGGTGCCTGAACTTAAAGTCTACTATCAGGCCGACATACCGCCAGGCAAACCGGGACCCACGTGCTTCCAG atttTAGGCTTTGACATCCTGTTGATGAAGAACCTGAAACCAGTGTTATTAGAAGTCAACTCCAACCCCAGCATGAGAATAGAACATGAACAGGAA GTGGCACCAGGAGTTTTTGAATACGTCCCCAGTCCAGTGGATGAGGAAGTCAAAGTAGGAGTGATCAGGGACACTCTGCGCCTTATGGACCCGGGCCACAGGAAGCCGATAAT tGCCCAGATAAGGGCTGGTGGGTTTGAACATGGAGAAGAGATTCCCATGGAAGCAGAGTCGCAAGAGAGAAGCCCCGAAGAAAATGGATCTCTGCCCTCGCTGTGTCTGAAGCAGGTCTACCCAAAGTACACCAAACAGTTCAACTACCTGCGGCTGGTGGAGAGAATCGCAGCTCTGTTCATACGCTTCCTCGGGGTCAAGGGCAACATGCGGCTTGGTCCCACCGCCTTCCGAACCTTCATCAG GACCTGCAAACTGAGCAACAGCAACTTCACCATGGCCTCAGTGGACATCCTCTACATAGACATCACACGCCGGTGGTCGGGAGCGATGCCCGACTCCAGAGAAGCAG accaaagaactacagactcttcacaacctgctcaaactcgtGGTACAGGCCCTCACCACACAGGTCAAGatggtttccttctcatttctactctgaagctcaccttctcctgctcaaactgctga
- the ttll11 gene encoding tubulin polyglutamylase TTLL11 isoform X1 — protein sequence MSDHYVKVKVQLEQMKSLGQDAEKEGVDAEQVPVSSPTASDSPDPSSITIPATDASKPRSKSRSKPGKDDKNSSGKQISDLSLHGSVVSAAAEKNLNRLGYERTLHIRGTGKILQGKKETNGNYVTIHASKNNQEARREDGFKLARKRRPVTVDTSKAKTSLEALKISIRQLKWKEFPLGRRAACDIYWHGVSFHDNENIVSGQVNKFPGMIEMLRKINMSRAVRTMQELFPEEYDFYPRSWILPEEYQQFSTQIRMVKENDATVNPTFIVKPDGGSQGDGIYLIRDPSDLKLMAGSQAKQSVVQEYIQKPLLIDKLKFDIRLYVLIKSLEPLEIYIAKEGLTRFCTEPYQEPSQKNLSHVFMHLTNYSLNVHSGNFVHSDSQSTGSKRTLSSVLYRLAAKGVDIKRVWSDIIALVIKTAIAVVPELKVYYQADIPPGKPGPTCFQILGFDILLMKNLKPVLLEVNSNPSMRIEHEQEVAPGVFEYVPSPVDEEVKVGVIRDTLRLMDPGHRKPIIAQIRAGGFEHGEEIPMEAESQERSPEENGSLPSLCLKQVYPKYTKQFNYLRLVERIAALFIRFLGVKGNMRLGPTAFRTFIRTCKLSNSNFTMASVDILYIDITRRWSGAMPDSREAGMGLQAFVEAFFYLAGRRFKSLALKEQVVSLLELCEAQLGPQSGVEDRRSLSCSRALPRAVKAQTLCLTNPQLGSPAPLRRAASQDYRLHQRLKPRTLRANVEN from the exons ATGAGTGATCATTATGTAAAAGTCAAGGTTCAACTCGAGCAAATGAAATCTTTGGGCCAGGATGCAGAGAAGGAGGGTGTGGATGCTGAGCAGGTACCAGTGTCTTCTCCCACTGCCTCTGACTCGCCCGACCCGTCCAGTATCACCATACCCGCTACAGATGCATCCAAACCCAGGAGTAAAAGTCGCAGTAAGCCGGGGAAAGATGACAAGAACTCTAGTGGCAAGCAAATCTCAGATCTGTCATTGCATGGGTCTGtagtgtctgctgctgctgagaaaaacTTGAATAGACTGGGATATGAGCGGACACTTCACATCAGGGGAACTGGGAAGATACTGCAGGGCAAGAAGGAAACCAATGGCAACTATGTGACCATCCATGCgtccaaaaacaaccaagaagcACGCAGGGAGGACGGATTCAAACTTGCAAGGAAGAGAAGGCCTGTGACAGTGGACACATCGAAAGCCAAAACCTCGCTGGAGGCACTGAAGATAAGCATCAGGCAGCTAAAGTGGAAAGAG TTTCCGTTGGGAAGACGAGCAGCCTGTGATATCTACTGGCACGGCGTTTCCTTCCATGACAATGAAAATATCGTCTCAGGGCAGGTCAACAAGTTCCCAG GAATGATTGAAATGCTGAGGAAGATTAACATGAGTCGGGCAGTGCGGACGATGCAGGAGCTGTTCCCAGAAGAATACGACTTCTATCCCCGCTCCTGGATCCTGCCTGAAGAGTACCAGCAGTTCTCCACTCAG ATCCGAATGGTGAAGGAGAACGATGCCACGGTGAATCCGACCTTCATTGTCAAACCAGATGGAGGCTCTCAGGGGGACGGCATCTACCTCATCCGTGACCCCAGTGACCTAAAGCTCATGGCGGGTTCGCAGGCCAAACAGTCTGTAGTGCAAGAGTACATCCAAAAGCCGTTACTCATCGACAAGCTCAAGTTCGACATCCGCCTCTACGTGCTGATAAAGTCCCTGGAGCCACTGGAGATCTACATTGCCAAAGAAGGCCTCACGCGCTTTTGCACTGAGCCCTACCAG GAGCCCAGCCAGAAGAATCTGAGCCACGTTTTCATGCACCTGACAAACTACTCCCTCAACGTCCACAGTGGTAACTTTGTTCACTCGGACAGCCAGAGCACGGGCAGCAAGCGCACTCTCTCCAGTGTGCTGTACAGGTTGGCAGCTAAAGGTGTGGACATCAAGAGGGTGTGGTCGGACATCATCGCCCTCGTTATCAAAACTGCCATCGCTGTGGTGCCTGAACTTAAAGTCTACTATCAGGCCGACATACCGCCAGGCAAACCGGGACCCACGTGCTTCCAG atttTAGGCTTTGACATCCTGTTGATGAAGAACCTGAAACCAGTGTTATTAGAAGTCAACTCCAACCCCAGCATGAGAATAGAACATGAACAGGAA GTGGCACCAGGAGTTTTTGAATACGTCCCCAGTCCAGTGGATGAGGAAGTCAAAGTAGGAGTGATCAGGGACACTCTGCGCCTTATGGACCCGGGCCACAGGAAGCCGATAAT tGCCCAGATAAGGGCTGGTGGGTTTGAACATGGAGAAGAGATTCCCATGGAAGCAGAGTCGCAAGAGAGAAGCCCCGAAGAAAATGGATCTCTGCCCTCGCTGTGTCTGAAGCAGGTCTACCCAAAGTACACCAAACAGTTCAACTACCTGCGGCTGGTGGAGAGAATCGCAGCTCTGTTCATACGCTTCCTCGGGGTCAAGGGCAACATGCGGCTTGGTCCCACCGCCTTCCGAACCTTCATCAG GACCTGCAAACTGAGCAACAGCAACTTCACCATGGCCTCAGTGGACATCCTCTACATAGACATCACACGCCGGTGGTCGGGAGCGATGCCCGACTCCAGAGAAGCAG GAATGGGACTCCAAGCGTTTGTGGAAGCCTTTTTCTACCTGGCGGGCCGCAGGTTCAAATCCCTGGCACTGAAGGAGCAGGTCGTGTCTCTGCTGGAGCTGTGCGAGGCTCAGCTGGGTCCCCAGTCAGGCGTCGAGGACAGACGCTCTTTGAGTTGCAGCAGGGCGCTGCCGCGAGCAGTTAAAGCTCAGACGCTGTGCCTCACCAACCCTCAGCTTGGCTCCCCGGCTCCTCTGCGAAGGGCGGCCAGCCAGGACTACCGGCTGCATCAGAGACTCAAGCCTCGTACCCTCAGAGCCAACGTGGAGAACTGA